Proteins from one Malaya genurostris strain Urasoe2022 chromosome 2, Malgen_1.1, whole genome shotgun sequence genomic window:
- the LOC131427997 gene encoding serine-rich adhesin for platelets-like has protein sequence MWSPSYEIIVETLTGSEFEVTVSDRDTVGYIKSKIQKYEGIPVNQQHLLYNHKELNDAMELKDIPLVNGSRLKLVLGMKGGPISSKRVVTISDYENWFDMSDVLARQDAASLKAPGLKLLVNKKNIHRLMKVRAEKASDNVKGTVSRTVGNQSEGDVDSEEVKRETQKERDDKVTAEKLTQIKTKLNMKKKRLSGTSYPTPPESIIKEERAPILRPTYSAGPVGSAVPHLSRPVSQTTNLASSRRETLLPHITSYHHNMHNAVSHQTELDRHSQIRENLQRNRSFKTISAKNLNVSAHDMTVHDSSRLERSLSFHSNGILNRMDSDPTGCSRSAYSQSQHQLSSASLHDIIELLKYNPSKLRTISHDALNKMISKKTQHHASAKLLDNSSLKNIDEFLRDYDITMANHRMKTASAATTMAGECSNLLTEGVFNKETGFGPAELAFDKSTTSTAGRDKTFRTLYKSTSDDNTSYELPKLLIREDSPVESFHSSYPQLETVALRGESPKNFNSIAKLQNADNAEIPEAPAALAPGGLTKTNSEQTKLASSSLLQLYEHPPSATATTAGTAAASIGSIGSGASNGGTWAPHYGGVGHHHHHHSDLGINELELKFINNGLMEKGNSSGSVFKLPAVSNLEINHWNAMSNDSVNNYARSGDDKEKEEEEQVSNSRTSNGFIHSNLSISSDEDDLFSISDLIYKNQANKSKSIDLNEFRKTFGSSPTLLNNFGGTNCNLVPQLSRLDAIPSQYRRGYTNLNDAGLSSSTSELECVNATTKKKTGSGENGELSPLLKHRNNDHVAYVRSYENLNRYKGFSMKNGDSGDILRCQQGAGQLLPGISNLDSIADSDLNSSSENGSNLIDDSFTGFEYRFSRLSCSGGNIQHSAGCNSSNVTSNNTQTSSNSSSSSSSSSSSSSGSSQHNSSCHSGSGVSNQRIPSLNDLLLHGHPAFNNTSSPYNNSSHPSANYYFPSDESLFNIDSFFDDFVEIDTSDIFDSAEYINIGGSRNSNSSTSKILPKSNNSSLLLPEIIQQDELLLKTQSSFPEADDLLMDGVPIRQIDGGGDSSLGGGVETELPPLIRLSVPEQPTTIHHSVEPLKSKKLRCAQCNKKLGVIMIMKCHCEKIFCAQHRYAEAHNCSYDFKLEGKKILERENPMVVAHKLPKI, from the exons ATGTGGAGCCCCTCGTACGAAATCATCGTGGAAACGCTAACCGGATCGGAATTCGAGGTCACCGTTAGCGACCGGGACACTGTCGGTTACATCAAGTCGAAGATCCAGAAATATGAAG GCATCCCGGTCAATCAGCAACACCTGCTATACAACCACAAGGAGTTGAACGACGCCATGGAGCTGAAGGACATTCCCCTAGTGAACGGTTCCCGGTTGAAGCTGGTGCTAGGCATGAAGGGTGGTCCGATATCCTCCAAACGGGTCGTCACTATTTCCGACTACGAAAATTGGTTCGACATGAGCGACGTTCTGGCAAG GCAAGATGCCGCTAGCTTAAAAGCACCTGGTCTGAAGTTACTGGTCAACAAGAAAAACATTCACCGTTTGATGAAGGTTCGTGCCGAAAAAGCTTCCGACAATGTCAAAGGAACGGTGTCGCGAACCGTCGGCAACCAAAGCGAAGGAGACGTCGATAGTGAAGAGGTTAAGCGGGAAACTCAGAAGGAGCGCGATGACAAAGTTACTGCTGAG AAACTAACTCAAATCAAGACAAAACTGAACATGAAGAAAAAACGACTGAGCGGCACGAGTTATCCGACTCCACCGGAATCCATAATAAAGGAAGAGCGAGCTCCCATTCTACGTCCCACCTATTCGGCTGGTCCGGTAGGTTCGGCGGTTCCCCATCTTTCCCGGCCTGTATCTCAAACGACCAATTTGGCATCATCCCGAAGAGAAACACTGCTACCACATATCACCTCCTACCATCATAACATGCACAATGCCGTCTCACATCAGACAGAACTGGACCGTCACTCACAAATCCGTGAAAATCTACAGCGAAATCGTTCCTTCAAAACCATCAGTGCTAAAAATCTAAACGTATCCGCCCACGATATGACTGTCCACGATTCGAGCAGGCTCGAAAGATCGCTTTCGTTTCACAGTAACGGAATTCTCAACCGGATGGATTCAGATCCCACGGGCTGCAGTCGCAGTGCGTACAGCCAATCACAGCATCAGCTATCGTCGGCTTCGTTGCATGACATCATTGAGCTTCTGAAGTATAATCCATCCAAGCTTCGAACAATTTCGCACGATGCTCTGAACAAGATGATATCGAAGAAAACTCAACACCACGCATCGGCCAAACTCTTGGACAACAGCTCGCTCAAAAACATTGACGAGTTTCTTCGGGATTATGACATAACAATGGCCAATCATCGGATGAAAACGGCATCGGCTGCGACCACAATGGCCGGAGAATGTTCGAACCTGTTGACTGAGGGTGTGTTCAACAAAGAGACAGGCTTTGGTCCGGCAGAACTAGCATTCGATAAGAGCACCACCAGCACGGCAGGGCGTGATAAAACGTTCCGAACACTGTATAAATCTACGTCCGATG ATAATACTTCTTACGAGCTACCGAAACTGTTGATTCGTGAGGATTCCCCGGTAGAATCATTTCATAGTTCCTACCCGCAGCTGGAGACTGTCGCTTTGCGCGGTGAGTCACCGAAGAACTTCAACTCGATTGCTAAGTTGCAGAACGCCGACAACGCggagattccggaagcaccggccgCACTAGCCCCGGGTGGCCTAACGAAAACGAACAGCGAACAGACAAAGTTGGCATCAAGTTCCTTATTGCAGCTGTACGAACATCCACCGTCAGCGACTGCAACGACGGCTGGTACGGCAGCAGCTTCCATTGGCAGCATAGGAAGCGGAGCCTCGAATGGTGGTACCTGGGCTCCTCACTACGGTGGTGTCGGAcatcatcaccatcaccacTCCGATCTTGGTATCAACGAGCTGGAGCTGAAGTTCATCAACAACGGACTGATGGAGAAGGGCAACAGTAGTGGTTCCGTGTTCAAACTGCCGGCGGTTTCGAACTTGGAAATCAATCACTGGAATGCCATGTCCAACGATTCGGTAAATAACTATGCTCGATCTGGGGATGacaaagaaaaagaagaagaagagcagGTCTCCAATTCTCGCACATCCAATGGGTTTATCCATAGCAATTTGTCGATTTCCTCGGACGAGGACGACTTGTTTAGCATATCGGATCTGATCTACAAAAATCAGGCCAATAAGTCGAAGTCCATTGATTTGAATGAATTTCGCAAAACATTCGGTAGTAGTCCCACACTGCTGAACAATTTTGGAGGGACCAATTGCAATTTAGTGCCGCAATTGTCACGGTTGGATGCCATACCTTCGCAGTACCGAAGGGGTTATACCAATCTCAACGATGCGGGTCTGTCTAGCTCGACTTCCGAGCTTGAGTGTGTAAACGCTACCACCAAAAAGAAGACTGGAAGTGGTGAAAATGGAGAGTTGTCACCACTGCTAAAACATAGAAACAATGACCACGTTGCGTACGTTAGAAGTTACGAAAACTTAAACCGCTACAAAGGGTTTTCAATGAAGAATGGAGATTCAGGTGATATTTTACGGTGTCAACAGGGTGCAGGGCAACTCTTGCCTGGTATTAGTAATTTAGATAGTATCGCTGATTCTGATTTGAACAGTAGCAGTGAGAACGGTTCGAATCTGATTGACGACAGTTTCACTGGTTTCGAGTATAGGTTTTCAAGACTAAGTTGCTCCGGCGGTAATATTCAACATAGTGCGGGTTGTAATAGTAGTAATGTTACCAGTAACAACACTCAAACTAGCAgtaatagtagtagtagtagtagtagtagcagtagtagtagtagcggTAGTAGTCAGCACAATAGCAGTTGTCATAGTGGTAGCGGGGTTAGTAATCAAAGGATACCATCCTTAAACGATCTGTTACTGCACGGCCATCCTGCATTCAATAATACCTCTTCGCCATACAACAACAGTTCACACCCTAGTGCTAACTACTACTTTCCATCGGACGAAAGTTTGTTCAATATAGACTCCTTTTTTGATGATTTTGTCGAAATCGATACCAGTGATATTTTCGATAGTGCAGAATACATCAACATCGGAGGTAGTCGCAATTCAAACTCTTCCACTTCGAAAATCCTACCGAAATCAAACAACTCTAGCCTGTTGTTGCCGGAAATAATTCAACAGGATGAACTGCTCTTGAAAACTCAGTCCAGTTTCCCGGAAGCCGATGATTTGCTCATGGATGGGGTACCAATCCGTCAAATCGACGGTGGGGGGGATTCTTCCCTCGGTGGCGGTGTGGAGACGGAGCTACCACCGCTCATTCGGCTTTCCGTTCCTGAGCAACCAACCACCATCCATCATTCGGTCGAACCACTCAAATCGAAGAAACTGCGCTGTGCCCAGTGCAATAAAAAGCTGGGTGTCATTATGATTATGAAGTGTCATtgtgagaaaattttctgtgccCAGCACCGTTACGCCGAGGCACACAACTGTTcctatgatttcaaactggaggGTAAGAAAATACTAGAGCGCGAAAATCCAATGGTGGTAGCCCATAAATTACCCAAAATTTGA
- the LOC131432108 gene encoding choline transporter-like protein 1 isoform X2, whose product MFCCCIGNRSDKVSPGESVQSTSSSPNRDDANILDKSRHCTDLLFIAIKAAFILILLVLIIYCMAFGDIYRIINGYDDCANVCGRDNRPDKDLSCKGTDRTEQKYLLVESSGVSSDLHRQCVSRCEDIEGYKPFLNRCIRKDNPAEDVATRTGLRNYFQEVSEDLESCYIEILWLCLIAFVFSLLTLVLLRFVPGLIVWLVLLAVVVVCSVGTLWLWLKWNFETSNMAKEASEGTKMRINNYLYYAIAATVATILVYLVILVMRKRIKLVVQLFREAGKAISNMPFLLLEPIVTFISIAVVITLYVYFTMWIESSGMLKVENNQSAKYEKDSTMLFTRWYNLLAFFWICQFIIGCQHMVIAGAVAYWFFSRNRSNLGNPILKSFGNLVRYHMGTVAFGSFIIALVQFLRTVLKALMCYVREHRNKVANCVHDCCQCCLKCFEQVLQYLTRNAYIMTAMHGDPFCKAGKNAFRLLTNNALRVFAINSVGDFVLILAKIFVVAVTCLIGMELIQKKNGLHHPYVPIILVGIFAYLVAHCFMTVYEMTIDTIFLCFCEDCETNDGISKPYYMSRGLMEFVQNSKKALAIHDGQGVGSLREGKAWTDEGSKMIPTQTISETVD is encoded by the exons CTGGTGCTAATTATCTACTGCATGGCATTTGGAGACATATACCGGATCATAAATGGATACGACGATTGTGCCAACGTGTGTGGACGCGACAATAGGCCCGATAAAGATCTTTCGTGCAAG GGTACGGATCGTACCGAGCAAAAGTATTTGCTGGTCGAGTCTTCCGGTGTGTCTTCAGATCTACATCGACAGTGCGTGTCACGATGCGAGGACATCGAGGGATA CAAACCATTTCTGAACCGGTGCATTCGGAAAGACAATCCCGCCGAAGATGTCGCTACCCGTACCGGTTTGAGGAACTACTTCCAGGAGGTTTCCGAGGATCTTGAATCGTGCTACATCGAGATACTGTGGTTGTGCCTGATAGCGTTCGTCTTCTCACTGTTGACGCTAGTTCTGCTTAGATTTGTACCCGGTTTGATAGTCTGGTTAGTGCTGTTAGCTGTTGTAGTCGTCTGCTCCGTTGGCACTCTCTGGTTGTGGCTGAAATGGAACTTCGAAACGAGCAATATGGCTAAGGAAGCCAGCGAAGGAACTAAGATGAGAATCAACAATTATCTGTACTATGCGATAGCCGCAACAGTTGCCACGATTCTCGTATACCTGGTGATACTCGTGATGAGAAAAAGGATTAAGCTGGTTGTGCAACTATTTCGCGAAGCGGGGAAAGCCATCTCGAACATGCCGTTTCTTCTGCTGGAACCTATTGTG ACTTTCATATCCATAGCCGTGGTCATTACTTTGTACGTATATTTCACCATGTGGATCGAAAGTTCGGGAATGTTGAAGGTAGAGAACAATCAGAGCGCAAAGTACGAAAAGGATTCGACAATGCTCTTCACCCGATGGTACAACCTGTTGGCTTTCTTCTGGATCTGTCAATTCATAATCGGATGTCAACATATGGTCATAGCAGGGGCAGTAGCTTATTGGTTCTTCTCCCGCAATAGATCCAATCTTGGAAACCCGATTTTGAAAAGTTTCGGAAATTTGGTGCGATATCACATGGGAACTGTGGCCTTCGGTTCGTTCATTATAGCTCTAGTACAATTTCTGCGCACCGTACTGAAAGCCTTGATG TGTTACGTTCGAGAACATCGGAATAAAGTCGCTAACTGCGTTCACGACTGTTGCCAGTGTTGTCTTAAATGTTTCGAACAGGTACTACAGTATCTCACTCGGAACGCTTACATCATGACGGCGATGCATGGAGACCCATTCTGCAAGGCTGGAAAAAATGCCTTTCGTTTGCTGACCAACAACGCTCTGCGAGTGTTCGCAATCAACTCGGTGGGTGATTTTGTATTGATCCTTGCAAAAATTTTCGTAGTAGCAGTTACCTGCCTAATCGGGATGGAATTAAttcagaagaaaaatggccTCCATCATCCGTACGTGCCGATCATTCTGGTGGGAATTTTCGCTTATCTAGTGGCTCACTGTTTCATGACTGTTTACGAG ATGACAATCGACACAATATTCTTGTGTTTTTGTGAGGATTGCGAAACCAACGATGGCATTAGCAAACCGTACTACATGTCAAGGGGTCTAATGGAATTTGTACAGAACTCCAAAAAGGCATTAGCGATACACGACGGCCAAGGTGTTGGCAGCTTGCGCGAAGGAAAGGCATGGACTGATGAAGGATCCAAAATGATACCAACCCAAACTATTTCTGAGACTGTCGACTGA
- the LOC131432108 gene encoding choline transporter-like protein 1 isoform X1, giving the protein MFCCCIGNRSDKVSPGESVQQSTSSSPNRDDANILDKSRHCTDLLFIAIKAAFILILLVLIIYCMAFGDIYRIINGYDDCANVCGRDNRPDKDLSCKGTDRTEQKYLLVESSGVSSDLHRQCVSRCEDIEGYKPFLNRCIRKDNPAEDVATRTGLRNYFQEVSEDLESCYIEILWLCLIAFVFSLLTLVLLRFVPGLIVWLVLLAVVVVCSVGTLWLWLKWNFETSNMAKEASEGTKMRINNYLYYAIAATVATILVYLVILVMRKRIKLVVQLFREAGKAISNMPFLLLEPIVTFISIAVVITLYVYFTMWIESSGMLKVENNQSAKYEKDSTMLFTRWYNLLAFFWICQFIIGCQHMVIAGAVAYWFFSRNRSNLGNPILKSFGNLVRYHMGTVAFGSFIIALVQFLRTVLKALMCYVREHRNKVANCVHDCCQCCLKCFEQVLQYLTRNAYIMTAMHGDPFCKAGKNAFRLLTNNALRVFAINSVGDFVLILAKIFVVAVTCLIGMELIQKKNGLHHPYVPIILVGIFAYLVAHCFMTVYEMTIDTIFLCFCEDCETNDGISKPYYMSRGLMEFVQNSKKALAIHDGQGVGSLREGKAWTDEGSKMIPTQTISETVD; this is encoded by the exons CTGGTGCTAATTATCTACTGCATGGCATTTGGAGACATATACCGGATCATAAATGGATACGACGATTGTGCCAACGTGTGTGGACGCGACAATAGGCCCGATAAAGATCTTTCGTGCAAG GGTACGGATCGTACCGAGCAAAAGTATTTGCTGGTCGAGTCTTCCGGTGTGTCTTCAGATCTACATCGACAGTGCGTGTCACGATGCGAGGACATCGAGGGATA CAAACCATTTCTGAACCGGTGCATTCGGAAAGACAATCCCGCCGAAGATGTCGCTACCCGTACCGGTTTGAGGAACTACTTCCAGGAGGTTTCCGAGGATCTTGAATCGTGCTACATCGAGATACTGTGGTTGTGCCTGATAGCGTTCGTCTTCTCACTGTTGACGCTAGTTCTGCTTAGATTTGTACCCGGTTTGATAGTCTGGTTAGTGCTGTTAGCTGTTGTAGTCGTCTGCTCCGTTGGCACTCTCTGGTTGTGGCTGAAATGGAACTTCGAAACGAGCAATATGGCTAAGGAAGCCAGCGAAGGAACTAAGATGAGAATCAACAATTATCTGTACTATGCGATAGCCGCAACAGTTGCCACGATTCTCGTATACCTGGTGATACTCGTGATGAGAAAAAGGATTAAGCTGGTTGTGCAACTATTTCGCGAAGCGGGGAAAGCCATCTCGAACATGCCGTTTCTTCTGCTGGAACCTATTGTG ACTTTCATATCCATAGCCGTGGTCATTACTTTGTACGTATATTTCACCATGTGGATCGAAAGTTCGGGAATGTTGAAGGTAGAGAACAATCAGAGCGCAAAGTACGAAAAGGATTCGACAATGCTCTTCACCCGATGGTACAACCTGTTGGCTTTCTTCTGGATCTGTCAATTCATAATCGGATGTCAACATATGGTCATAGCAGGGGCAGTAGCTTATTGGTTCTTCTCCCGCAATAGATCCAATCTTGGAAACCCGATTTTGAAAAGTTTCGGAAATTTGGTGCGATATCACATGGGAACTGTGGCCTTCGGTTCGTTCATTATAGCTCTAGTACAATTTCTGCGCACCGTACTGAAAGCCTTGATG TGTTACGTTCGAGAACATCGGAATAAAGTCGCTAACTGCGTTCACGACTGTTGCCAGTGTTGTCTTAAATGTTTCGAACAGGTACTACAGTATCTCACTCGGAACGCTTACATCATGACGGCGATGCATGGAGACCCATTCTGCAAGGCTGGAAAAAATGCCTTTCGTTTGCTGACCAACAACGCTCTGCGAGTGTTCGCAATCAACTCGGTGGGTGATTTTGTATTGATCCTTGCAAAAATTTTCGTAGTAGCAGTTACCTGCCTAATCGGGATGGAATTAAttcagaagaaaaatggccTCCATCATCCGTACGTGCCGATCATTCTGGTGGGAATTTTCGCTTATCTAGTGGCTCACTGTTTCATGACTGTTTACGAG ATGACAATCGACACAATATTCTTGTGTTTTTGTGAGGATTGCGAAACCAACGATGGCATTAGCAAACCGTACTACATGTCAAGGGGTCTAATGGAATTTGTACAGAACTCCAAAAAGGCATTAGCGATACACGACGGCCAAGGTGTTGGCAGCTTGCGCGAAGGAAAGGCATGGACTGATGAAGGATCCAAAATGATACCAACCCAAACTATTTCTGAGACTGTCGACTGA